One stretch of Paenibacillus sp. AN1007 DNA includes these proteins:
- a CDS encoding S8 family peptidase — translation MWVWLGTAAVLMLIFIWFTLRYTDQRAASKFDPHAPHQLLIRFKEGTTPDQMHTLHRKNKCKVAETYEDLGWYRIESRQKMHRMLKKYKGHDVVEHVHPNYLVEASFIPNDPFFPYQYNLTKINAPAAWDLNQSNSSIKIAIIDTGVQLNHPELAAKLLPGYDYVDYDSIPEDGNGHGTHTAGIAASITNNGVGIAGTAPLASIVPIRVLDNNGQGTIGNVGNGLVFAANNGIQVVNLSLGGPAGDAFLQAAVQYAWDRGAVIIAAAGNDNTSFPVVPASYPNVIAVASTNSSDLKSNFSNYGSWVDMAAPGDSILSTYLGGSYAYLSGTSMAAPQVAGAAALLAAQGRTNAQIRDALCFASDPVSGSGIYWTYGRLNAYQSLQVP, via the coding sequence ATGTGGGTATGGCTTGGTACTGCAGCCGTTTTGATGTTGATCTTCATCTGGTTCACCCTTCGTTATACTGATCAAAGAGCAGCCAGCAAATTCGATCCTCACGCGCCCCATCAGCTGCTGATTAGGTTTAAGGAAGGTACAACACCAGATCAGATGCACACCCTTCATCGCAAAAACAAATGTAAAGTCGCTGAAACATATGAGGATCTCGGTTGGTATCGAATAGAATCACGTCAAAAAATGCACCGCATGCTCAAAAAGTACAAGGGTCATGACGTTGTTGAACATGTTCATCCAAACTACCTTGTAGAAGCTTCATTTATCCCGAATGATCCGTTCTTCCCCTACCAGTATAATCTGACTAAAATCAATGCCCCTGCTGCATGGGACCTCAATCAAAGTAACAGCTCAATTAAAATTGCTATCATCGATACAGGTGTTCAGTTAAACCACCCCGAACTTGCGGCCAAGCTCCTGCCGGGCTACGATTACGTTGATTATGACAGCATCCCTGAAGACGGAAACGGTCACGGAACCCATACCGCAGGCATTGCCGCTTCCATTACGAATAACGGTGTAGGCATTGCGGGTACAGCCCCTCTTGCTTCCATCGTGCCCATTCGTGTGCTGGATAACAACGGTCAAGGTACCATTGGCAATGTGGGTAACGGACTTGTTTTTGCAGCCAATAATGGCATACAGGTCGTTAATCTCAGCTTGGGCGGTCCAGCAGGAGATGCTTTCCTCCAGGCTGCTGTGCAGTATGCTTGGGACCGCGGAGCCGTCATTATTGCGGCAGCAGGTAATGATAATACGTCATTTCCCGTTGTGCCCGCCTCTTACCCCAACGTCATTGCCGTAGCGTCCACCAACTCGTCCGATCTGAAATCCAACTTCTCCAACTATGGATCCTGGGTCGATATGGCTGCACCAGGTGATTCCATTCTCTCCACTTACCTCGGGGGTTCCTACGCCTATCTAAGTGGAACTTCCATGGCAGCTCCACAAGTTGCAGGCGCTGCTGCTTTGCTCGCAGCTCAAGGCAGAACCAATGCCCAGATCCGGGATGCACTATGTTTTGCTTCAGACCCTGTTTCCGGTTCCGGGATCTATTGGACGTACGGGCGGCTGAATGCCTATCAAAGCCTTCAAGTACCTTAA
- a CDS encoding GNAT family N-acetyltransferase — protein sequence MTEVNTKVVVKPVQSHEIEEAIEFAMRVRGEVFPMIDPSVLPKDFQQFTEHYLHREDAVFLIARLGEAGIVGSIGIVPYDGRIEVIKGRYSDNAAAEIVKCYVDPAYRRYGIGSLLVQELGRIVTKMRYTTLYLHTHRFLPGAVDFWERQGFTFIAEEQNEWQIVHMDKFTNI from the coding sequence TTGACAGAAGTTAACACCAAAGTTGTAGTAAAGCCTGTCCAGTCCCACGAGATTGAGGAGGCGATTGAGTTTGCCATGCGTGTACGCGGTGAAGTGTTTCCCATGATAGATCCGAGCGTATTACCTAAAGATTTTCAACAGTTTACCGAACATTATCTGCACCGGGAGGATGCCGTTTTTCTGATTGCCCGATTAGGCGAAGCAGGCATTGTTGGCTCCATCGGTATTGTTCCTTATGATGGACGGATTGAGGTTATTAAAGGCAGGTACTCGGATAACGCTGCAGCGGAGATTGTCAAATGTTATGTCGATCCTGCTTATCGCAGGTACGGCATCGGTTCACTGCTGGTTCAGGAGCTGGGGCGGATCGTAACCAAAATGCGCTATACCACGTTATACCTGCATACCCATCGTTTTTTGCCTGGAGCCGTTGATTTCTGGGAGCGACAGGGATTTACGTTCATTGCGGAAGAGCAGAATGAATGGCAGATTGTGCATATGGACAAATTCACAAACATTTAG
- a CDS encoding SMI1/KNR4 family protein, producing MYTSLIEKLKHTKAVKWFPNHQVQESWIVEVEQELGFSLPPSYRWWLLNYGQAMLSGTGILTITSSEHREYTDTDILYIYRLADEQAKQEGKLELFIPDEDEYYYFDTRTTDELGEFKVMRLDYFNGEPEVYADSFAAFLEKLIDQRTPRNP from the coding sequence ATGTACACGAGTCTGATTGAAAAATTGAAACATACCAAGGCTGTAAAGTGGTTTCCAAATCATCAGGTGCAGGAGAGCTGGATTGTTGAAGTCGAGCAGGAGCTGGGTTTTTCATTACCGCCTTCCTACCGATGGTGGCTTCTAAATTATGGGCAAGCGATGTTAAGCGGGACAGGGATTCTAACCATTACTTCATCAGAGCACAGAGAGTACACGGATACGGACATTCTATATATCTACAGACTTGCAGATGAACAGGCAAAGCAGGAAGGAAAGCTGGAACTGTTTATCCCGGACGAGGATGAATATTATTATTTTGATACACGAACAACGGATGAACTTGGAGAATTTAAGGTGATGCGTCTGGATTACTTTAATGGGGAACCTGAAGTGTATGCGGATTCATTTGCTGCATTTTTAGAAAAATTAATTGATCAGCGAACACCTCGAAATCCATAG
- a CDS encoding Cof-type HAD-IIB family hydrolase, translating into MDSIKPKIVFIDIDGTLVDDDGSIPLSAQQACKQARKNGHLLYLCTGRSKAEIYDSIWEIGFDGLIGAGGGYVEYGSDVLYHKKVTAEDVRHMVDFFNEHGIDFYLESNSALYASTHLQAHLERRIYGDVDNEPAAREKKETKPHPFIAGLTYGEADLYKEDVNKVCFLESPIVPFERIKQEFEGKFEVIQCTVPVFGEGSGELMIPGIHKAIAIADLLEHLGMSREDTIAIGDGMNDAEMLEFCAVGIAMGNAKPGLKEIADDITYSVEEDGLYHSFVKHGLIEAME; encoded by the coding sequence ATGGACAGTATCAAACCCAAAATTGTATTTATTGATATAGACGGCACATTGGTAGATGATGACGGCAGCATTCCATTGTCAGCGCAGCAGGCATGTAAACAAGCGCGCAAGAACGGACATCTGCTTTATCTGTGCACGGGCCGCTCCAAGGCTGAAATCTATGATTCGATCTGGGAGATTGGCTTCGACGGTTTGATTGGTGCGGGCGGGGGATACGTAGAGTATGGCTCTGACGTGTTATATCATAAAAAAGTAACTGCCGAAGATGTTCGACATATGGTCGATTTCTTTAATGAACACGGCATTGACTTTTATCTTGAATCCAATTCGGCACTGTATGCAAGCACCCATCTTCAAGCTCATCTGGAACGCCGCATTTATGGTGATGTGGATAACGAACCGGCTGCCCGGGAGAAAAAAGAGACCAAACCTCACCCGTTTATTGCCGGGCTCACGTATGGTGAAGCGGATCTGTATAAGGAAGACGTCAACAAGGTATGTTTCCTGGAAAGCCCGATTGTTCCGTTTGAACGAATCAAACAGGAATTCGAAGGCAAGTTCGAAGTGATTCAGTGCACCGTACCTGTTTTTGGAGAAGGCAGCGGGGAGCTGATGATCCCGGGAATTCACAAAGCGATTGCCATTGCTGACCTGCTCGAACATCTGGGGATGTCACGTGAAGATACAATTGCGATCGGCGACGGGATGAATGATGCCGAGATGCTGGAATTCTGTGCTGTAGGTATTGCTATGGGCAATGCCAAGCCAGGGCTGAAAGAGATCGCTGATGACATCACGTACTCCGTAGAAGAAGACGGATTGTATCATAGTTTTGTGAAGCACGGGTTAATTGAAGCAATGGAATAA